The Egibacteraceae bacterium genome includes the window GTGCTGTCGGGGCTCTTCGGCATCGGCGGGGGTGCGCTGGCCGTGCCGGGGCTGCTGTGGCTCGGCTTCGCGCAGCACGCCGCGCACGCGACCTCGCTCGCGGCCATCGTGCTCACCGCCGCCGCCGCGGTCGTGCCGTTCGCCCTCGATGGTGCGGTGCACCCCCTCGGCGCGCTCACCCTCGTGGTCGGATCCCTCGCCGGCGTCTCCGTCGGCGCCGGGGTCATGCACCGCCTCCCGGAGGGGTGGCTGCGCCTGGCGTTCGTCGTGTTCCTGCTCGCCACCGCGGCACGCCTGCTCGTCGGCGTGGACGCCGGTGCCGACGGACACGTGCCCGACCTCGGCTTTGCCCAGCTCGCCGCCCTGACCGGTGTCGGGATCGCCACCGGTGCGCTGTCGGCGATCCTGGGCGTCGGCGGCGGCCTCCTCCTCGTGCCCGCCCTCGTGCTCGGTTTCGGCTTCTCCCAGCACGCCGCCGAAGGCACGTCGCTCGCAGTGATCATCCCCACGGCGCTGCTCGGCGCGGTGCGCCACACGCGCCGCGGCTACACCCGGTGGCGCACGGGCCTGACGCTCGGCGTCGGCGGTGTCCTCGGCGGCCTGGCGGGAGCGACCGTGGCGCTCGCCCTCGACGCGCTCGTGCTTCAGCGGCTGTTCGCGGGCTTCCTCGTCGCCATGGCGGCCCACCTCGTGCTCCGCGGCCGGCGAGCCGCCGGTTCCTGAGGCGCTACGGGCCGGTGCTACGCCCCGACGGGGCGTGTGCGGGCGAGCCCCTCCGCCAACGGTGTTCCCGTGCGCCCTAGAGTGGACGGACCAGGCAGCGCGTCGCGGGACAGCAGTTCCGCGAGGTGCGGCGGCGGCGGCCGGTGCGGGACCAAGCGGTGCGCGCCCGCCTTTCGCAGCCCCTCGACGAGCTCTGACAGCTCCACGACGTCGGGTCCGGTCAGGGTCACGGCGACGTGGCCCGGCTCGGTGCGTCCTCGTTCGGCGTCGGCCGCCTGCAGCGCGGCCGCGAGGTCGTCGGCGTACAGCGGCGCGTGACGGGCACGCGGGTCCACACCGTCGATCCCCGCGGCCAGCAGCGCCGTGAGCGGTTCTTGGGACCCGTACGTGACGGCGCGGCGCACGACGACCGTCTCCAGGGGCGCGTCGGCGAGCAGGGCCTCGGCTTCGGCGCACGCCATGAGGTAGGGGTCCGACCCGGGTGCCTCCGCACCGATCTGCGAGGTCCACACCACCCGGCGGCACCCGGCGCCGATGGCGGCGCTCAGGACGCTCGCCACGTCGTCGAGGACGGCCGCCGGCTCGTCGAGCGGACCGCCCCGGGTGTGCATCACCGTGTGCACCTGCGCGAGGGCGAGCTCGAGGCGGCCTTCGTCCTCCAGCGACCCGCGGGCGACCTTGACGCCCGACCGGCGGTACCTCTCGACGAGCGCGTCGGGGGCTGCCTCCGGGTCAAGGTAGACGCGGACCTCCCCGCCCGTGCGCAGGAGCCGCGCGACCACGGCCCTGCCGGTCCCCGCCTCCGCACCCGTCACCAGCACCGGCATGGGGAGAAAGGCTAGTAGCGGCGCTACCGCTGCGCTACAGGAGCGCCTGCCCGGGGCGCTACCGCTGCGCTACATGAGCGCCTGCCCGGGGCGCTACCGCTGCGCTACATGAGCGCTAGGGCCGCGATTCGGGCGCGTCCTGCCCGAGAGGCGTGTAGCTCCCCGCCCCCACCGGGTAGGTACCGAAGTACGCCGAACAGTCAACCCAAGGAGAGCAACCATGACGACGCGAGTAGAGAAATCCATCGAGGTCGACAGGCCCGTCCGCACCGTCTACAACCAGTGGACGCAGTTCGAGTCGTTCCCGAAGTTCATGCAGGGCGTCGAGCGCGTCGAGCAGAAGGACGACAAGCGCCTGCACTGGGTGGCCGAGATCGGCATGGCCGATCGCGAGTGGGACGCGGAGATCGTCGAGCAGGAGCCGGACCGCGTCATCGCCTGGAAGGCGAGCGGGGAGACGACCAACGATGGTCGCGTCACCTTCGAGCCCGTCGGACCCGACCGCACGCGGATCAACCTCGTGCTCGAGTACGACCCGGAGGGCTTCGTCGAGAAGGCCGGGGACAAGCTCGGCGTGGTGGACAAGCGCGTCGAGGGCGATCTCGAGCGGTTCAAGCAGTACATCGAGGAGCGCGGTGCCGAGGAAGGCGCCTGGCGGGGTGAGATCCACCAGTAGGTAGCATGCAAGGCGACGGCCCGGCCACGACGGCCGGGCCGTCGCCTTTTGCCGATGCTGATCCTCTACCACGACTACATCTCCCCGGCGTCCGCGATCGCCGCGCTACGGCTGCAGCGACTCGCCGACGACGGTGTGGCCGTGACGTTCACGGGCTTCGAGGCGCTGGGCGTGGACCTTCGCCTCCCGGTGACCCTCGAGGTCCTGGCCGCCGTCGACGAGCTCGCAGAGGCCGCGGCTGCGGAGGGCCTGGTGCTGCGGCGCCCACCGGCGCTGCCGCCGACGGCGTGGGCGCACGTCGTCGGGGCGCTGGCCGAGAAACGCGGGCTCGGAGCGTCGTGGCGCGAGGTGTGCTACCGGGCGTTCTGGGAGGAGGGGGTGAACCTCGCGGACCCCGCCGTGCTCACCGGGCTCGCGGTGCGCGCGGGCCTCGACGTCGCCGCCGTCGACGCCCACCTGCGCGACCCGAGCCGGTTGCGCGCCTTTCGGCGCAGCCTCGCCGAGTCCCGGCGGCTCGGGGTCGGCGGCGTCCCCGTGCTCCTCGCCCACGGGACCCTCGTGCCGGCGCTGCTGCCGGAGGCCGACCTGCGGGGGCTCGCCGACTGACGCGCCGCGCAGCTTGGCGACTATTCGTGCCGACGTCGTTACCCGACATGGGTGCACGGGTACCGGGGTTCCGATGCCGTTCGTGAAGGGCCAGCCTTGGAGTTGACCGCCACCCGTTACCGGACGCTCGTTCTCGCGATCCTGGTCGTTCTCATCGCCGGGCTGGTCGTCGTGCTCCTCGGCCCCGCCCGGGGCGCCCGCGTGGACATCGACTCGATCGACGAGCACGTCGCCGTCCAGCGCGCACTCGTCGGGGACATGCTCGAGACCCTGCAGGAGCAGGTCCTGCTCACCGCCGACCTGCTCGGTGAGAGTACCGAGCTCGTCCGCAACACCAATGAGCTCGTCGTCAACACGAACGTGCTCGTCGTGAACTCCGACGTGCTCGTCGGCCACACGCAGCGCCTCACCGAGATCGCCGAGGAGGCGCTGGAGCTCGTCGACGAGCTCGTCGGTCACGGCGGAGACCTCATCGACATCGCCCACGCGGTGCTCGATCGCGCCAACCGGGCGGTGGCACTGGCCGAGCGCCAGATCCAGCTCTCCGAGGCGCTGCTCGCCGTCGGCCAGCGGGGCACGGCGCAGTTCGACGAGAGCCTGCGGCTGCAGACCGAGGCGCTCACGGTGGCCCGCGCGACCCTCGAGGAGGTGCGCCGCATCCGACAGGCCCTGCCGACGGAGACCCTTGAGCTCCTCCCGCTGCGATGAGTCCTGCCCGACCGGCCCGCAAGGTCGGCGAGGGCGACGGGTAGGCTCGTCCCCCGTGGAACACCAGCTGCTGGCCGATCGCTACGAGCTGCGTGGCGTCCTCGGAGAAGGCGGCATGGCGCGGGTCTACGAGGGGTTCGACCGCGTCCTCACGCGCCGGGTCGCCGTGAAGCTGCTGCGTGACGACATCGGCGGGGG containing:
- a CDS encoding sulfite exporter TauE/SafE family protein; its protein translation is MSTDGAKPAREVPLGVAVGVLSGLFGIGGGALAVPGLLWLGFAQHAAHATSLAAIVLTAAAAVVPFALDGAVHPLGALTLVVGSLAGVSVGAGVMHRLPEGWLRLAFVVFLLATAARLLVGVDAGADGHVPDLGFAQLAALTGVGIATGALSAILGVGGGLLLVPALVLGFGFSQHAAEGTSLAVIIPTALLGAVRHTRRGYTRWRTGLTLGVGGVLGGLAGATVALALDALVLQRLFAGFLVAMAAHLVLRGRRAAGS
- a CDS encoding NAD(P)H-binding protein translates to MPVLVTGAEAGTGRAVVARLLRTGGEVRVYLDPEAAPDALVERYRRSGVKVARGSLEDEGRLELALAQVHTVMHTRGGPLDEPAAVLDDVASVLSAAIGAGCRRVVWTSQIGAEAPGSDPYLMACAEAEALLADAPLETVVVRRAVTYGSQEPLTALLAAGIDGVDPRARHAPLYADDLAAALQAADAERGRTEPGHVAVTLTGPDVVELSELVEGLRKAGAHRLVPHRPPPPHLAELLSRDALPGPSTLGRTGTPLAEGLARTRPVGA
- a CDS encoding SRPBCC family protein is translated as MTTRVEKSIEVDRPVRTVYNQWTQFESFPKFMQGVERVEQKDDKRLHWVAEIGMADREWDAEIVEQEPDRVIAWKASGETTNDGRVTFEPVGPDRTRINLVLEYDPEGFVEKAGDKLGVVDKRVEGDLERFKQYIEERGAEEGAWRGEIHQ
- a CDS encoding DsbA family protein is translated as MLILYHDYISPASAIAALRLQRLADDGVAVTFTGFEALGVDLRLPVTLEVLAAVDELAEAAAAEGLVLRRPPALPPTAWAHVVGALAEKRGLGASWREVCYRAFWEEGVNLADPAVLTGLAVRAGLDVAAVDAHLRDPSRLRAFRRSLAESRRLGVGGVPVLLAHGTLVPALLPEADLRGLAD